Proteins encoded in a region of the Zea mays cultivar B73 chromosome 2, Zm-B73-REFERENCE-NAM-5.0, whole genome shotgun sequence genome:
- the LOC100275687 gene encoding ATG8-interacting protein 1, translated as MSDNEKLVGEGTTRRGADWEVVTLTASAYEAAPGPVGTEVKPVNEDQERSSSDALLMSDHFVFPPSEHENLPIQTSFDEIHAEKDVQKPSTSVEDYSIKNDVGSERVQFDDEGKHLSDDDVEMKDDTPGYGSSHAEDDAHGFVAHGDGIESGEDFDEKSGHPLELSDSKSCDTGASCKCWLKKHMTCLYNQTKETNAIWSVVVAAALVGIVILGRWHKDKFHLNQLKWCSGSAVRG; from the coding sequence ATGTCTGATAATGAGAAATTGGTGGGGGAGGGAACCACCCGCCGAGGGGCGGACTGGGAAGTTGTCACTCTCACAGCATCTGCCTATGAAGCAGCGCCAGGGCCTGTTGGAACGGAAGTAAAGCCTGTTAACGAAGATCAAGAGCGTAGTTCATCCGATGCACTGCTCATGTCTGACCACTTTGTGTTTCCGCCGAGTGAACACGAGAACCTGCCAATACAAACCAGTTTTGATGAGATACATGCTGAGAAGGATGTGCAGAAACCTAGTACCAGTGTGGAGGATTATAGTATCAAGAATGATGTTGGGTCTGAGAGAGTTCAGTTTGACGATGAAGGGAAACACCTCTCAGATGATGATGTGGAGATGAAAGATGACACCCCTGGGTACGGTTCCTCTCACGCTGAAGATGATGCACATGGTTTTGTTGCCCATGGTGATGGCATTGAGTCTGGTGAAGATTTTGATGAAAAATCAGGCCACCCTTTAGAGCTCTCAGACAGCAAGAGCTGTGATACTGGTGCCTCTTGCAAATGTTGgttgaagaagcatatgacatGCCTGTATAACCAAACAAAGGAAACAAATGCTATCTGGTCTGTGGTGGTTGCAGCTGCACTAGTTGGTATTGTGATCTTGGGACGTTGGCACAAAGATAAATTCCACCTTAACCAGCTTAAGTGGTGCTCTGGCTCAGCAGTGAG